One window from the genome of Babylonia areolata isolate BAREFJ2019XMU chromosome 11, ASM4173473v1, whole genome shotgun sequence encodes:
- the LOC143287382 gene encoding uncharacterized protein LOC143287382 isoform X2: MNSIFACITPFNVRFFDAIGTSDSCNRSRITSQVCGWFGEIVTCVKGTNASRVTCLVPGVTAQINPNMGIPCKVEDFVAVCPAGASIWNFDLTNTTTTAATTTTTTTDATGRGGNGFTPFLWMVLVMACLAVLLAVG, from the exons ATGAATTCCATTTTCGCCTGTATCACGCCCTTCAACGTGCGGTTCTTTGATGCCATCGGCACTTCCGACAGCTGCAACCGTTCCCGTATCACCTCCCAAGTGTGTGG ATGGTTCGGGGAGATCGTGACGTGCGTCAAGGGGACAAACGCGTCTCGCGTGACCTGTTTGGTGCCTGGTGTCACAGCCCAGATCAATCCCAATATGG GAATTCCCTGTAAAGTGGAAGATTTTGTTGCGGTCTGTCCGGCTGGTGCCTCCATCTGGAATTTCGacctcaccaacaccaccaccaccgccgccaccaccaccaccaccaccaccgacgccACTGGCCGCGGAGGGAACGGGTTCACACCTTTTCTGtggatggtgctggtgatggcgTGTCTGGCCGTGCTGCTGGCTGTTGGTTAA
- the LOC143287381 gene encoding uncharacterized protein LOC143287381 produces MAFVPSPLLGLLLLFIASGPGGDCECTSEEMAPIVSCTEPFIRLFDEAHGERDGSCNNTRITSQACGWFGEMLTCIKGTNASRMACLLAGLSTQIIKASPCEVEDFVEVCLDGASIWNFDLTNTTTTTAAATNTTTTAATTTTTTEITGRGGNGFTPFLWMVLVMACLAVLLAVG; encoded by the exons ATGGCCTTTGTACCATCCCCGCTGCTgggtctgctgctgctgttcattgCCTCAG GCCCGGGCGGTGACTGTGAGTGTACGTCAGAGGAGATGGCGCCCATTGTCTCCTGCACCGAACCCTTTATCCGGCTGTTCGATGAGGCTCACGGTGAGCGGGACGGAAGCTGCAACAATACCCGCATCACCTCGCAAGCGTGTGG ATGGTTCGGGGAGATGTTAACGTGCATCAAAGGGACAAACGCGTCTCGCATGGCCTGTCTGCTGGCTGGTCTCTCGACACAGATCATCAAGG cGAGTCCCTGTGAAGTGGAGGATTTTGTCGAGGTCTGTCTGGACGGTGCCTCCATCTGGAATTTCGAcctcaccaacactaccaccaccaccgccgccgccaccaacactaccaccaccgctgccaccaccaccaccaccaccgaaatcACTGGGCGCGGAGGGAATGGATTCACACCTTTTCTGtggatggtgctggtgatggcgTGTCTGGCCGTGCTGCTGGCTGTTGGCTGA